The sequence TCTTTCATACAACTCTCTGGAGCGAGCTGTTATCCCGGTTGCGTTATCTTTTTCTGCCTACGGTTACTTTTGCCCTGATCCTGATCGGGGAATATGTGCTGATCATGCGCAGTTCCCTGCTCGAAGTTATGCGGGAAGATTATATGCTCACTGCACGGGCAAAGGGAGTTAGCAACCGTAATCTGCTCCGCAAACATGCCCTGCCCAATGCAATGCTCCCCGTTGTGACACTGATTGCCATTAACCTGGGATTTATTGTCGGCGGGGCAATTCAGATAGAAACTGTATTTTCCTGGCCTGGTTTGGGAAGGTTGATGTATTCAGCGCTGACAAATCGCGACTATCCAGTTTTGCAGGGCCTCTTTCTCTTTGTGACTGTTGCCGTTGTCGGAGCAAATTTTTGTGCAGATATACTTTACCGTTACCTGGATCCCCGGGTTAAATCTTAGGGGGTGTTAAGATGAACACTAATTTGGCAAAAAGTGACACCCTGGTTTTATGGAGAAAGAATATTACTTCATTCTGGTCTGTTTACAGCCAGAACAAAATGGGTTTGATCGGCCTGATTATTTTAATTTTCTTTGCCTTGATGGCTATACTGGGTCCATACCTGGTAAATATAACAACCTATGCGGTTGATGGAATAACCCAGGTTTTGCATCCGCCCACTTCAGATTACTGGTTGGGAACGGATGATCTCGGAAAAGATATTTTTGCGGGAGTGATTATCGGGTCAAGGGTTTCACTGCTGGTTGGCGTAGCTGCCACGGCTATCTCGATGGTAATCGGGACTGTTATCGGCATCGTCTCCGGCTTTTATGGCAAAACAATTGATACACTTTTAATGAGATTTACAGATGTTTTTCTCGTCATACCCTGGCTGCCCCTGATGCTGGTGATGGCTGCACTGTTGGGACCAAGTCTTGGCAATATAATATTTGTTATCGGTATAACGAGTTGGGCCGGAACGGCCAGGATAATCCGTTCACAGACACTAAGTGTGAAGGAAAGACCTTATGTTGAAAGAGCCAGGGCCATTGGCAGTGGCGATACGCATATCATGTTCTATCATATTTTGCCCAATGTATTTCCACTAATCTTTGCCAACACAGTTTTGGTTGCTGCTGTTGCCATTCTTTCTGAGACTACCCTTAGTTTTCTGGGAATGGGTGACCCAACCCAGGTAACCTGGGGCATGATGCTTCATTTTGCCTTCTCTATGGGCGCCGTGTCCTTTGGTGCCTGGTGGTGGCTGCTGCCTCCGGGAATTTGTGTTGTTCTGGTAGTGTTAAGCTTCACATTTATCGGCTATGCCCTCGACGAAGTTTTGAATCCGAAGTTAAGGAGGCGCGATCAATGACACTGCTCAAGGTTGAAAATCTTACAACCTACTACAAGTTAAAGGAAGGATATGTCCGCGCCTGTGAAAATATTTCTCTGCAGCTTGAACAGGGAGAAGCTCTTGGTTTGGTCGGTGAATCTGCTTCCGGGAAGACAACGGCTGCCCTCTCTCTGATAAAACTGCTGCCGGATAATGCGCATATCATGAAAGGAAGTATCAGGCTCGACGGCAGAGAGATCGTCAATACTACCGAAGAAGAACTGCGTGCTATTCGCTGGAAGGAGATCTCCATCATTTTCCAGGGAGCGATGAATGCCTTGAACCCGGTCCGCAGGGTTGGTGAACAGATAGCTGAAGCGCTTAGAATTCATGAAAAACTGAGTGATAAGGAAGCGACCAGGCGGACTGTTGAACTGTTTGACCAGGTTGAAATTGATCCCGACCGGATCCGGGAGTACCCCCATGAATTCAGCGGGGGGATGCGGCAGAGGGTAATGATTGCCATGGCGATAGCCTGCAATCCAAAAGTGGTGATCGGTGATGAACCGACAACCGCCCTTGATGTAATGGTCCAGGCCCAGGTTTTACAGCTGCTTGAAGGGCTGCGCCGGGAGAGGAAAATGGGGATGATACTGATCACCCACGACCTTTCTGTTGTCGGAGAAACCTGTGATCGAGTGGCCGTCATGTATGCAGGACAGATTGTTGAATCCGGGTCTACCGAGAAAATATTTGATAACCCGGCACACCCCTACACCCGGGCCCTGATTAAAGCATTTCCCAATATTGAAGGTGAACGCCATATGGCATCATCAATCCCCGGTAACCCACCCAACTTGCTTAATCCACCTCCCGGGTGCCGCTTCCATCAGCGCTGTGATCATGCTGCTCCCAGGTGCAGCGAAGAAGAGCCGAACATGTTGGAAATATCAACAGGGCAGTGGGCATCCTGTCACCTGCTTGAAAGGCGGGTGAAGATATAATGCCCATGGTGACGAATCGAGATCAAAATTTATTGCTTGCAGTGGAAAATCTGGAGGTTCACTTCACTGCCCGGGCCGGTTTTTTCACATCCCTGCTTCGCAAAGAACCCTGCCTGGTCAGGGCTGTTGACGGCATTGATTTTGAACTGGGTCAGGGTGAAATTCTATGTCTGGCCGGTGAATCCGGTAGTGGTAAAACGACAACAGGCAAAGCTATACTTCGTTTACTCGAACCGACAGGTGGAGATATCCATTTCAGGGGCGAGGATTTACGCTCATTTAGCCGCAGCCGACTGCGCCGATTCAGGCAGGAAGCACAGATTATTTTTCAGGATCCCTATGAATCGCTAAATCCCCGACAGACAGTTTTCGCCACTGTTGCTGAGCCCTTGGAAGTAAACGGGTTGTGCCACACCTACCGGGAAAAAGAAGAACGGGTAATTGAAGCACTCTGTGATGCCGGTTTAAGTAATCCCGGTGAGCTTTTTATACGCTACCCGCATGAATTAAGCGGAGGGCAGCGGCAGAGACTGGCCATAGCCAGCGCCCTGGTATTGAAACCCAATTTTATCGTGGCCGATGAGCCCGTATCCATGCTTGACCTCTCGATCAGGGCTGGGATTTTAAAGTTGATGGTGGAACTGCGCGATAGTAAAGGGATCAGTTATCTTTTTATAACTCACGATCTTTCTTTGGCCTGGCTTGTTTCCGATAGAATAGCGGTTATGTATCTGGGCAAGATTGTTGAACTGGGCACAGCTGATGCCATCATTAAGTCGCCGCTGCATCCCTATACAAAAGCCCTGGTATCTGTTATTCCAGTTCCGAAAAGGGTTTCGCTAACCGGTAAAACCCTGCTGCAGGGAGAGACGCCGGATCCGATCAATATACCTTCGGGCTGCAGGTTTCATCCAAGATGTCCCGAAGCCCGTCCCCGCTGCAGTGAAGAGGAACCGGTATACCGTGAGGTTTTCCGTGGACACTTCGGAGCCTGCCACTTTATATAGAAATGAGATGAGAAAATGACTCAAATTTACCTGCTGCCGGTTGATCGCTGGTTGACTGGTTTGATCCTAGCTTCTGCTGTGTTGTCTGGATCGGATCGCCAGGTATGTTTTGTTGATCTGAAATTGGTTGATTATGAACTCGAATCTCTGGATATTCTTCTGTCAAGGCTTTATCCGGAGGTGGTCGATCTTACCGGTGATCGAAAAATTAAGGAAGCTATGAAAAATAAAGCCCTGTCTTTTCAGGACTCGGTAATGCCTGACCAACTTAGCTGGGAGGATCTGGTTGAGCAATTTGGAAAACCTGATGGTATAGTTATTGCTCCGGCAGGTTCTCCTTCAAAATGCCTGAAAGCGGCTGCACTGGCAGTAAGGCTTGGTTACTTTTTCTATCCTCTTCAAGGTGAGGACAATCACGGTTTGCCGCTTACTGGTGATTTATACCGTATATGGTTGGGTAATAGCGGCGAATTGGAAAAATTTAGTTGGCATAAAGAAAAACAGGGAATAACATGTTTGGAAAATGACCGGGCTATAATCGATTTTCTCGTTAAAGAGGGATATCCTGTCGATTACCTGGTGATTCTGAATAGTGCAGATCTTATAAAAAATACTGAATCGGGCAATTGTCTGAGAGAGTTGTGGGTCAGGGGTTTGAGTCTTCATGCACTGCTCTTGGCATCATACAGAAATATTTTTATCTATGATGTCGACAATTCCAACCCCATACCATGGATTATAGAAAAAGAAGTGAATGAAATGGTGCGGGAAACAGGGCTACAGCCAAGTTTCCAGGCTGTTCTGGCTTCACCGGCGGTAATTCCCTTTTTCTACGAAGAGAAAAAAGGGATCGGTGCTGTTACCGAAGAGATGGTCAGGGATATTCATGTTCGCCTGAACAATGACCTATTTTTCGACCTGGCAGAAGGAAGATTGATGCAGAACAACCCGGCCGGGTTATCTGTTCAATTGATCTGCACCAAGCTTTACCGGGAGATTCAGAAACAGAGCAGCAGGAGAGGAAAGAATGTTCTGATAGTTGATACCCCACATGTTGAAACCGGTATCATTTTTTCTACAGATGTTGCCCTCATCGATACCCAGTTAATTCCGCTGGTTGAAGAAGCCGGTTACGAAGTTAACCAGCTGAGAGATCGGGAGGCGCACTTTCGGAAAGTCAGTCAGGCGCTAACGGAATCTGATTATTTTCTCTTTACCGGGCATGGGGGGCCGGAAGCCCTGCACACTCACGGCCGTT is a genomic window of Bacillota bacterium containing:
- a CDS encoding ABC transporter permease; this encodes MNTNLAKSDTLVLWRKNITSFWSVYSQNKMGLIGLIILIFFALMAILGPYLVNITTYAVDGITQVLHPPTSDYWLGTDDLGKDIFAGVIIGSRVSLLVGVAATAISMVIGTVIGIVSGFYGKTIDTLLMRFTDVFLVIPWLPLMLVMAALLGPSLGNIIFVIGITSWAGTARIIRSQTLSVKERPYVERARAIGSGDTHIMFYHILPNVFPLIFANTVLVAAVAILSETTLSFLGMGDPTQVTWGMMLHFAFSMGAVSFGAWWWLLPPGICVVLVVLSFTFIGYALDEVLNPKLRRRDQ
- a CDS encoding ABC transporter ATP-binding protein, coding for MTLLKVENLTTYYKLKEGYVRACENISLQLEQGEALGLVGESASGKTTAALSLIKLLPDNAHIMKGSIRLDGREIVNTTEEELRAIRWKEISIIFQGAMNALNPVRRVGEQIAEALRIHEKLSDKEATRRTVELFDQVEIDPDRIREYPHEFSGGMRQRVMIAMAIACNPKVVIGDEPTTALDVMVQAQVLQLLEGLRRERKMGMILITHDLSVVGETCDRVAVMYAGQIVESGSTEKIFDNPAHPYTRALIKAFPNIEGERHMASSIPGNPPNLLNPPPGCRFHQRCDHAAPRCSEEEPNMLEISTGQWASCHLLERRVKI
- a CDS encoding ABC transporter ATP-binding protein, with amino-acid sequence MVTNRDQNLLLAVENLEVHFTARAGFFTSLLRKEPCLVRAVDGIDFELGQGEILCLAGESGSGKTTTGKAILRLLEPTGGDIHFRGEDLRSFSRSRLRRFRQEAQIIFQDPYESLNPRQTVFATVAEPLEVNGLCHTYREKEERVIEALCDAGLSNPGELFIRYPHELSGGQRQRLAIASALVLKPNFIVADEPVSMLDLSIRAGILKLMVELRDSKGISYLFITHDLSLAWLVSDRIAVMYLGKIVELGTADAIIKSPLHPYTKALVSVIPVPKRVSLTGKTLLQGETPDPINIPSGCRFHPRCPEARPRCSEEEPVYREVFRGHFGACHFI